The following proteins come from a genomic window of Kitasatospora sp. NBC_01246:
- a CDS encoding DUF3995 domain-containing protein yields MDAVRVTGAAVAGGLAVTGALHALWTVTPWPARSPQEFADTVIGTGGGVPPAAACLAVAGLLGTAAYLVGAEAGALPAVGPRGVRRAGVRTVAGVLLARGAAGPLVFGVLNERTERFRRLNTRYYSPLCLALGAGAALVAAAAPRPGR; encoded by the coding sequence ATGGACGCGGTACGGGTGACGGGGGCGGCGGTGGCCGGGGGGCTGGCGGTGACGGGGGCGCTGCACGCGCTCTGGACGGTGACGCCGTGGCCGGCGCGGTCGCCGCAGGAGTTCGCGGACACCGTGATCGGCACCGGCGGGGGCGTGCCGCCGGCGGCGGCCTGCCTGGCGGTGGCGGGGCTGCTGGGCACGGCGGCCTACCTGGTCGGCGCGGAGGCCGGGGCGCTGCCGGCGGTCGGGCCGCGCGGGGTGCGCCGGGCCGGCGTCCGGACGGTCGCGGGGGTCCTGCTGGCGCGCGGGGCGGCCGGGCCGCTGGTCTTCGGCGTGCTGAACGAACGGACGGAGCGCTTCAGGCGGCTGAACACGCGCTACTACTCACCGCTCTGCCTGGCGCTCGGCGCCGGGGCGGCGCTGGTCGCGGCGGCGGCCCCGCGGCCCGGGCGGTAG
- a CDS encoding PadR family transcriptional regulator: MRSGTRFGKEGPRGGRRRGRGPEFGEFPGEGGEGRGAFGAFGPPFGGGPGRPPGGPFGHGFGGHGGRGHGPRGRRGGRARRGDVRASLLALLKERPMHGYEMIAEIAERTGGAWRPSPGSIYPNLQLLEEEGLITAEEVGGKRLVSLTESGRAEAEAGPAEPWAEAGREVDWEAVHEVGQALGAVDQAIRQVVATGTEAQRAKGLAVLNEARKKLYLILAEDA, translated from the coding sequence ATGCGCTCTGGAACGCGATTCGGGAAAGAGGGTCCGCGCGGCGGTCGGCGCCGCGGGCGGGGCCCGGAGTTCGGGGAGTTCCCCGGTGAGGGCGGAGAGGGCCGTGGGGCGTTCGGCGCGTTCGGGCCGCCGTTCGGCGGCGGTCCCGGGCGGCCGCCGGGCGGGCCGTTCGGCCACGGCTTCGGCGGGCACGGCGGGCGCGGGCACGGTCCGCGCGGCCGGCGCGGCGGGCGGGCCCGGCGCGGGGACGTGCGGGCCTCGCTGCTCGCGCTGCTCAAGGAACGGCCGATGCACGGCTACGAGATGATCGCGGAGATCGCCGAGCGGACGGGCGGGGCCTGGCGGCCGAGCCCGGGCTCGATCTACCCCAACCTCCAACTGCTGGAGGAGGAGGGCCTGATCACCGCCGAGGAGGTGGGCGGCAAGCGACTGGTCTCGCTGACCGAGTCCGGCCGGGCCGAGGCCGAGGCCGGGCCCGCCGAGCCGTGGGCGGAGGCCGGCCGGGAGGTCGACTGGGAGGCCGTCCACGAGGTGGGCCAGGCGCTCGGTGCGGTCGACCAGGCGATCCGGCAGGTGGTGGCGACGGGGACGGAGGCGCAGCGCGCCAAGGGCCTCGCGGTGCTCAACGAGGCCCGCAAGAAGCTCTACCTGATCCTCGCCGAGGATGCCTGA
- the map gene encoding type I methionyl aminopeptidase, whose protein sequence is MALVPGIQSPTRKVPAHIARPEYVGRPAPAPYTGPEVQTAETIEKMRIASRIAARAMAEAAKLIAPGVTTDALDAVAHTYMCDHGAYPSDLGYRGFPKSICTSINEVICHGIPDSTVLQDGDIVNIDATAYIHGVHGDLNATYLCGDVDEESRLLVERTRESLARAIKAVKPGRQINVIGRVIESYAKRFDYGVVRDFTGHGINTSFHSGLIVPHYDSERATEVIKPGMTFTIEPMLTLGTYDYEIWADGWTVVTKDRKRTAQFEHTLVVTADGAEVLTLP, encoded by the coding sequence ATGGCTCTCGTACCCGGCATCCAGTCCCCCACCCGCAAGGTCCCGGCGCACATCGCTCGCCCCGAGTACGTCGGACGGCCCGCGCCGGCGCCGTACACCGGGCCCGAGGTGCAGACCGCCGAGACCATCGAGAAGATGCGGATCGCGAGCCGGATCGCCGCCCGGGCGATGGCGGAGGCCGCCAAGCTGATCGCGCCGGGCGTCACCACCGACGCGCTGGACGCCGTCGCCCACACCTACATGTGCGACCACGGGGCCTACCCGTCCGACCTCGGCTACCGGGGCTTCCCCAAGTCGATCTGCACCTCGATCAACGAGGTGATCTGCCACGGCATCCCCGACTCGACCGTGCTGCAGGACGGGGACATCGTCAACATCGACGCCACCGCGTACATCCACGGGGTGCACGGCGACCTCAACGCCACCTACCTCTGCGGCGACGTGGACGAGGAGTCCCGGCTGCTGGTGGAGCGCACCCGGGAGTCGCTCGCCCGGGCGATCAAGGCGGTCAAGCCCGGCCGGCAGATCAACGTGATCGGCCGGGTCATCGAGTCCTACGCGAAGCGCTTCGACTACGGCGTGGTGCGGGACTTCACCGGGCACGGCATCAACACGTCGTTCCACTCCGGCCTGATCGTCCCGCACTACGACAGCGAGCGGGCCACCGAGGTGATCAAGCCGGGGATGACCTTCACCATCGAGCCGATGCTGACCCTGGGCACCTACGACTACGAGATCTGGGCCGACGGCTGGACGGTCGTCACCAAGGACCGCAAGCGGACCGCCCAGTTCGAGCACACGCTGGTCGTCACCGCCGACGGCGCCGAGGTCCTCACCCTGCCGTAG
- a CDS encoding Prokaryotic metallothionein codes for MAVCDVCSNDYWLSFEIKTITGDVYTFDSFECAMEKLAPRCEHCQVRIVGHGVEVAGRFFCCAHCARVNGGLGEQIRDAVGAHPA; via the coding sequence ATGGCGGTCTGCGACGTCTGCTCCAACGACTACTGGCTGTCCTTCGAGATAAAGACGATCACCGGCGACGTGTACACCTTCGACAGCTTCGAGTGCGCGATGGAGAAGCTCGCCCCGCGCTGTGAGCACTGCCAGGTCCGGATCGTCGGCCACGGCGTCGAGGTCGCCGGCCGGTTCTTCTGCTGCGCGCACTGCGCCCGGGTCAACGGCGGCCTGGGCGAACAGATCCGCGACGCGGTCGGGGCCCACCCGGCCTGA
- a CDS encoding DHA2 family efflux MFS transporter permease subunit: MAEPTSLPAPSADPGRRRRLLILGICCLSLFIVGLDNTVVNIALPAIQQDFDAPASGLQWIIDAYTLVLASLLMLFGSVADRFGRRRVFQTGLLLFVLGSLLCSLAPSLEWLVVFRAVQAVGGSMLNPVAMSIITNTFTEPRERARAIGVWGGVVGISMALGPLLGGFLVDIAGWPAIFLINVPVGLVACLLTARYVPESRSPRPRRLDPVGQVLMVVLLGCGTAAIIEGPEHGWTSPLILGLGAAALAALVAFPFWELRVTEPLVDPRFFRSAPFTGATVTAVCAFAALGGFLFLNTLYLQNVRHYSPVEAGLWTLPMAGMMLVCAPLSGRIVGGRGPRGPLVAAGLGLAASGLLLTRLTADSPPGLLLAAYALFGFGFGMVNAPITNAAVSGMPRAQAGVAAAVASTSRQVGQSLGVAVIGTVVTSAVVGPVATGFAPASHAGWWIVTGLGLAILLLGLVTTTAWATGTATRVAARLGGDPPLVRAGVRDAPPERLR, from the coding sequence GTGGCCGAACCGACCTCCCTCCCCGCGCCGTCCGCCGACCCGGGCCGGCGCCGCAGGCTGCTGATCCTCGGGATCTGCTGCCTGAGCCTGTTCATCGTCGGGCTCGACAACACCGTGGTGAACATCGCCCTCCCGGCGATCCAGCAGGACTTCGACGCCCCGGCCTCCGGCCTGCAGTGGATCATCGATGCCTACACCCTGGTGCTGGCCTCGCTGCTGATGCTGTTCGGCTCGGTGGCCGACCGCTTCGGCCGCCGCCGGGTGTTCCAGACCGGTCTGCTGCTCTTCGTGCTCGGCTCGCTGCTCTGCAGCCTGGCCCCCAGCCTGGAGTGGCTGGTGGTGTTCCGGGCGGTGCAGGCCGTCGGCGGTTCGATGCTGAACCCGGTGGCGATGTCGATCATCACCAACACCTTCACCGAACCGCGCGAGCGGGCCCGGGCGATCGGCGTCTGGGGCGGGGTGGTCGGCATCTCGATGGCGCTCGGCCCGCTGCTCGGCGGGTTCCTGGTGGACATCGCCGGCTGGCCGGCGATCTTCCTGATCAACGTCCCGGTCGGGCTGGTCGCCTGCCTGCTGACCGCCCGTTACGTCCCCGAGTCGCGCTCGCCCCGGCCCCGCCGGCTGGACCCGGTCGGCCAGGTGCTGATGGTGGTGCTGCTCGGCTGCGGCACCGCCGCGATCATCGAGGGCCCCGAGCACGGCTGGACGTCCCCGCTGATCCTCGGGCTCGGCGCGGCCGCGCTGGCCGCGCTGGTGGCCTTCCCGTTCTGGGAGCTGCGGGTGACCGAGCCGCTGGTCGACCCGCGGTTCTTCCGCAGCGCGCCGTTCACCGGAGCCACCGTCACCGCCGTCTGCGCCTTCGCCGCGCTCGGCGGCTTCCTCTTCCTCAATACCCTGTACCTGCAGAACGTCCGGCACTACAGCCCGGTCGAGGCGGGCCTGTGGACGCTGCCGATGGCCGGGATGATGCTGGTCTGCGCGCCGCTCTCGGGCCGGATCGTCGGCGGCCGGGGGCCGCGCGGCCCGCTGGTCGCGGCGGGTCTCGGCCTCGCCGCCAGCGGGCTGCTGCTCACCCGGCTCACCGCCGACTCCCCGCCGGGCCTGCTGCTGGCCGCCTACGCGCTGTTCGGCTTCGGCTTCGGCATGGTCAACGCGCCGATCACCAATGCCGCCGTCTCCGGGATGCCGCGCGCCCAGGCGGGGGTGGCGGCGGCGGTCGCCTCGACCAGCCGCCAGGTCGGCCAGTCGCTCGGCGTCGCGGTGATCGGCACGGTGGTCACCTCGGCCGTCGTGGGCCCGGTCGCCACCGGCTTCGCCCCGGCCAGCCACGCCGGCTGGTGGATCGTGACCGGGCTGGGCCTCGCGATCCTCCTCCTCGGGCTGGTCACCACCACGGCCTGGGCCACCGGCACCGCCACCCGGGTGGCCGCCCGCCTCGGCGGCGACCCGCCCCTCGTCCGGGCCGGGGTACGGGACGCCCCGCCCGAGCGGTTACGATGA
- a CDS encoding MFS transporter: protein MNDAEPPPSGRVRTLLTSLRPDLAPWHSSRDFRLLWLSGCITSLGSFLTYVAVPMQIKDLTGSSFAVGLVGAFELVPLIVFGLWGGALADALDRRKLVLFSEAGLGLLTGLLLINALLPTPVLWPVYLVAALVAATDGLQRPALDSLTPRIVPHDQLTAAFALNSLYRNAGSVAGPALAGIIVAFAGVQTAYALDVLTFGASLLLLARIRAVPPPTGAEKPSVRAVLTGVRYAWSRKDLLGTYAIDVCAMLFAFPVAIFPFLASELGADWALGPMYAASAVGALAVSATSGWTSRVHRHGRLLVVAALGWGAAMALAGLCGAVWPVLLCLALAGGADQISGIARSTMWNQSIPDEVRGRMAGVELLSYSVGPQLGQVRAGGMAGLVGVRASVWAGGVACVVGVLALAAALPRLLSYDDRTDPHAAAVRAEHAKAEEARARAAV, encoded by the coding sequence GTGAACGACGCCGAACCACCTCCGTCCGGGCGAGTCCGGACACTGCTGACCTCCCTGCGCCCCGACCTGGCACCCTGGCACTCCTCCCGGGACTTCCGGCTGCTCTGGCTCTCGGGCTGCATCACCAGCCTCGGCAGCTTCCTCACCTACGTCGCCGTGCCGATGCAGATCAAGGACCTCACCGGCTCCTCCTTCGCGGTCGGCCTGGTCGGCGCCTTCGAGCTGGTGCCGCTGATCGTCTTCGGCCTCTGGGGCGGCGCCCTGGCCGACGCGCTGGACCGGCGCAAGCTGGTGCTGTTCTCGGAGGCCGGGCTCGGCCTGCTCACCGGTCTGCTGCTGATCAACGCGCTGCTGCCGACACCGGTGCTCTGGCCGGTCTACCTGGTGGCCGCCCTGGTCGCCGCGACCGACGGCCTGCAGCGCCCGGCCCTGGACTCGCTGACCCCGCGGATCGTCCCGCACGACCAGCTGACCGCCGCTTTCGCGCTCAACTCGCTCTACCGCAACGCCGGTTCGGTGGCCGGCCCGGCGCTGGCCGGGATCATCGTGGCCTTCGCCGGGGTCCAGACCGCCTACGCGCTGGACGTGCTCACCTTCGGCGCCTCGCTGCTGCTGCTCGCCCGGATCCGCGCGGTGCCGCCGCCCACCGGCGCCGAGAAGCCGTCCGTGCGGGCCGTCCTGACCGGGGTCCGCTACGCCTGGAGCCGCAAGGACCTGCTGGGCACCTACGCGATCGACGTCTGCGCGATGCTGTTCGCCTTCCCGGTGGCGATCTTCCCCTTCCTGGCCTCGGAGCTGGGCGCCGACTGGGCGCTCGGCCCGATGTACGCGGCCTCGGCGGTGGGCGCGCTGGCGGTCTCGGCGACCAGCGGCTGGACGTCCCGGGTCCACCGGCACGGCCGGCTGCTGGTGGTGGCCGCGCTCGGCTGGGGCGCGGCGATGGCCCTGGCCGGTCTCTGCGGCGCCGTCTGGCCGGTGCTGCTCTGCCTCGCCCTGGCCGGCGGGGCCGACCAGATCAGCGGGATCGCCCGCTCGACCATGTGGAACCAGTCCATCCCCGACGAGGTGCGCGGCCGGATGGCCGGTGTCGAGCTGCTCAGCTACTCGGTCGGCCCGCAGCTCGGCCAGGTCCGGGCGGGCGGGATGGCCGGTCTGGTCGGCGTCCGGGCCTCGGTCTGGGCCGGCGGTGTGGCCTGCGTGGTCGGCGTGCTGGCGCTCGCCGCCGCGCTGCCCCGGCTGCTCTCGTACGACGACCGCACCGACCCGCACGCGGCGGCGGTGCGCGCCGAGCACGCGAAGGCCGAGGAGGCACGGGCCCGGGCGGCGGTCTGA
- a CDS encoding RNB domain-containing ribonuclease encodes MPRRKLRVKAADSARINAELAELRARLEIRTEWPEAVLAEAERAAESPRLPEYDATDLPLFTVDPPGSRDLDQAMHLARRPGGGYRVHYAIADVAAFVRPGGAIDAEARRRVQTLYFPDHRVPLHPARLSEDAASLLPGETRPALLWQLDLDTDGAVVLADLRRALVRSHRRLDYDDVQRAVDAGGADEQLALLAAVGRLREEQERARGGISLPVPEQEIEDTLHGYVLGYRALGPADGWNAQISLLTGTAAADLMLDAGVGLLRTLPAAPAAAYERLRRTARALDITWPDDLSYPDLVRSLDPGAPLHAAFLNECTGLLRGAGYRAFDEARGLPAPADPVHAALAAPYAHCTAPLRRLGDRFAQEVCAAVAAGEEVPDWVREALPGVPALMAAGDRRSAEVERACVDLVEAELLSGREGEDFPAVVIDVDEQRPARGTVQLREPAVRARCEAAGGAVLPLGGRIVARLTQADPATRTVRFAAL; translated from the coding sequence ATGCCACGCCGAAAACTGCGCGTCAAAGCCGCCGACTCGGCCCGGATCAACGCCGAACTGGCCGAGCTGCGCGCCCGCCTGGAGATCCGTACCGAGTGGCCGGAGGCCGTGCTCGCGGAGGCCGAGCGGGCCGCCGAGTCGCCGCGGCTGCCGGAGTACGACGCGACCGACCTCCCGCTCTTCACCGTCGACCCGCCCGGCTCCCGCGACCTCGACCAGGCCATGCACCTGGCCCGCCGGCCCGGCGGCGGCTACCGGGTGCACTACGCGATCGCCGACGTCGCCGCCTTCGTCCGCCCCGGCGGCGCGATCGACGCCGAGGCCCGCCGCCGCGTCCAGACCCTCTACTTCCCCGACCACCGCGTCCCGCTGCACCCGGCCCGGCTCAGCGAGGACGCCGCCAGCCTGCTGCCCGGCGAGACCCGCCCGGCCCTGCTCTGGCAGCTCGACCTGGACACCGACGGCGCCGTCGTCCTCGCCGACCTGCGCCGCGCGCTGGTCCGCTCGCACCGCCGGCTCGACTACGACGACGTCCAGCGGGCTGTGGACGCCGGCGGCGCCGACGAGCAGCTCGCCCTGCTCGCCGCCGTCGGCCGGCTCCGGGAGGAGCAGGAGCGGGCCCGCGGCGGGATCAGCCTGCCCGTCCCCGAGCAGGAGATCGAGGACACCCTGCACGGGTACGTCCTCGGCTACCGCGCGCTCGGTCCCGCCGACGGCTGGAACGCCCAGATCTCCCTGCTCACCGGGACCGCTGCGGCGGACCTGATGCTGGACGCCGGCGTCGGCCTGCTGCGCACCCTGCCCGCCGCGCCCGCCGCCGCGTACGAGCGGCTGCGCCGCACCGCCCGCGCGCTCGACATCACCTGGCCGGACGACCTTTCCTACCCGGACCTCGTCCGCTCGCTCGACCCCGGGGCCCCGCTGCACGCGGCCTTCCTCAACGAGTGCACCGGACTGCTGCGAGGGGCCGGCTACCGGGCCTTCGACGAAGCCCGGGGCCTGCCCGCCCCGGCCGACCCGGTGCACGCCGCGCTGGCCGCCCCGTACGCGCACTGCACCGCGCCGCTGCGCCGGCTCGGCGACCGCTTCGCCCAGGAGGTCTGCGCGGCCGTGGCCGCCGGCGAGGAGGTGCCGGACTGGGTCCGGGAGGCACTGCCCGGCGTCCCCGCCCTGATGGCGGCCGGGGACCGCCGCTCGGCCGAGGTCGAACGGGCCTGCGTGGACCTGGTCGAGGCGGAGCTGCTGTCCGGCCGGGAGGGCGAGGACTTCCCCGCGGTGGTCATCGACGTGGACGAGCAGCGGCCCGCGCGCGGCACCGTACAGCTGCGCGAACCCGCCGTCCGGGCGCGCTGCGAGGCGGCGGGCGGGGCGGTGCTCCCGCTCGGCGGCCGGATCGTCGCCCGCCTGACGCAGGCCGACCCGGCCACCCGCACCGTCCGCTTCGCCGCGCTCTGA
- a CDS encoding ACT domain-containing protein: MAGERDLATLLRGMRPRLNPGRYVYCTLPAKVPAGMRPVVTVAEPEGVTVVVAQEEADALGLRYEYVAAWITLHIHSALEAVGLTAAVAVRLAEEGISCNVVAGFHHDHLFVGADDADRAVRALEELSARSA, encoded by the coding sequence ATGGCCGGAGAACGAGATCTTGCGACCCTGCTGCGCGGCATGCGCCCGCGGCTCAACCCGGGGCGCTACGTGTACTGCACGCTGCCCGCGAAGGTGCCCGCCGGGATGCGGCCGGTGGTGACGGTCGCCGAACCCGAGGGGGTGACGGTGGTGGTCGCGCAGGAGGAGGCCGACGCGCTCGGCCTGCGTTACGAGTACGTGGCGGCCTGGATCACCCTGCACATCCACTCGGCGCTGGAGGCCGTCGGCCTGACCGCCGCCGTGGCGGTGCGGCTCGCCGAGGAGGGGATCAGCTGCAACGTGGTGGCCGGCTTCCACCACGACCACCTGTTCGTCGGCGCCGACGACGCCGACCGCGCGGTGCGCGCCCTGGAGGAGCTGTCCGCCCGGTCCGCCTGA
- the npdG gene encoding NADPH-dependent F420 reductase has product MTSLDSATNPAHELPDVSQLVVGVLGGTGDQGRGLAHRLAKAGQQVIIGSRDAARAEASAAELGLGVRGADNATTARESDIVIVAVPWDGHAATLTALREELAGKIVVDCVNPLGFDKQGAYALVPEEGSAAQQAAALLPDSRVTAAFHHLSAVLLQDESVERIDTDVMVLGDERAATDLVQALAARIPGMRGIFAGRLRNAHQVESLVANLISVNRRYKAHAGLRITDV; this is encoded by the coding sequence ATGACTTCCCTCGATTCAGCGACAAACCCGGCCCACGAGCTGCCGGACGTCTCGCAGCTGGTGGTCGGTGTCCTCGGTGGCACCGGCGACCAGGGGCGGGGGCTCGCCCACCGGCTCGCCAAGGCCGGCCAGCAGGTGATCATCGGCTCCCGTGACGCGGCCCGCGCCGAGGCCTCGGCGGCCGAACTCGGCCTCGGCGTGCGCGGCGCCGACAACGCGACCACCGCGCGCGAGAGCGACATCGTGATCGTCGCGGTGCCCTGGGACGGGCACGCCGCCACCCTCACCGCCCTCCGCGAGGAGCTGGCCGGGAAGATCGTGGTGGACTGCGTCAACCCGCTCGGCTTCGACAAGCAGGGCGCGTACGCGCTGGTGCCGGAGGAGGGCAGTGCCGCCCAGCAGGCCGCCGCGCTGCTGCCGGACTCCCGGGTCACCGCCGCCTTCCACCACCTCTCGGCGGTGCTGCTCCAGGACGAGTCGGTCGAGCGGATCGACACCGACGTGATGGTGCTGGGCGACGAGCGGGCCGCCACCGACCTGGTCCAGGCGCTGGCCGCCCGGATCCCCGGGATGCGCGGCATCTTCGCCGGCCGGCTGCGCAACGCCCACCAGGTGGAGTCCCTGGTCGCCAACCTGATCTCGGTCAACCGCCGCTACAAGGCCCACGCGGGCCTGCGGATCACCGACGTCTGA
- a CDS encoding bifunctional DNA primase/polymerase — protein MEAGSRWTTWWQKRERQRARSADADSPAARLDQLLGAVRAGFPLAPAAHPAGYRCSCDRVACPAPAQHPVSFAWQSQATTEPEQVARWLSRDPLANFITATGRAHDVLDVPAEAGRLALERLAALGVEGPVAAVGEDRYLFFTSTRGTPVDEDEWWPSALDSTPDTMSEHPGLRWHCRGSYTLLPPAALPDGSQVRWLRGPEQPLPDPLRVLDVLTDACTEVGAVAEEQWLIG, from the coding sequence ATGGAAGCCGGCAGCAGGTGGACGACCTGGTGGCAGAAGCGTGAACGTCAGCGGGCCCGGTCGGCCGACGCGGACAGCCCCGCCGCCAGACTGGATCAGCTGCTGGGCGCCGTGCGCGCCGGCTTCCCGCTCGCACCCGCCGCCCATCCGGCCGGCTACCGCTGTTCCTGCGACCGGGTGGCCTGTCCGGCCCCCGCGCAGCACCCGGTCTCCTTCGCCTGGCAGAGCCAGGCGACCACCGAGCCGGAGCAGGTCGCCCGCTGGCTCTCGCGGGACCCACTGGCCAACTTCATCACCGCCACCGGCCGTGCCCACGACGTCCTGGACGTCCCGGCCGAGGCCGGCCGGCTGGCGCTGGAGCGGCTCGCGGCGCTGGGCGTCGAGGGTCCGGTGGCCGCCGTCGGCGAGGACCGCTACCTCTTCTTCACGTCCACCAGGGGCACCCCGGTGGACGAGGACGAGTGGTGGCCGAGCGCGCTGGACTCCACGCCGGACACCATGTCCGAGCACCCCGGTCTGCGCTGGCACTGCCGCGGCTCGTACACCCTGCTGCCGCCGGCCGCGCTGCCGGACGGCTCGCAGGTGCGCTGGCTCCGCGGGCCCGAGCAGCCGCTGCCGGATCCGCTGCGCGTCCTGGACGTGCTCACCGACGCCTGCACCGAGGTGGGCGCGGTCGCCGAGGAGCAGTGGCTGATCGGCTAG
- the yaaA gene encoding peroxide stress protein YaaA, with translation MLVLLPPSEGKAASGDGVPVALDALSLPGLTAARARVLEALVGLCRGDEEAAAGVLGLSPGLRGEVARNAGLPTAGARPAGEVYTGVLFDNLGLATLDEAAYDRAARSLLVFSGLWGAVRIGDRIPPYRCSMGVKLPGPGALGPYWRAATASVLPEVADGLVLDLRSSAYAAAWKPAGELVTRTATVRVLQERAGKRSVVSHFNKATKGRLVRDLLVAGAEPKTPGELVDALLGLGHRVEVAAEGTARKPWQLDVVVTEVH, from the coding sequence GTGCTGGTGCTGTTGCCGCCCTCGGAGGGCAAGGCCGCGTCCGGGGACGGCGTTCCGGTGGCGCTCGACGCGCTGTCGCTGCCCGGGCTGACGGCGGCGCGGGCGCGGGTGCTGGAGGCCCTGGTCGGCCTCTGCCGGGGGGACGAGGAGGCCGCCGCCGGGGTGCTCGGCCTGAGCCCCGGGCTGCGCGGCGAGGTGGCCCGGAACGCGGGGCTGCCGACGGCCGGTGCGCGGCCCGCCGGCGAGGTGTACACCGGCGTGCTCTTCGACAACCTCGGTCTGGCCACCCTGGACGAGGCCGCGTACGACCGGGCCGCGCGCTCGCTGCTGGTCTTCTCCGGCCTCTGGGGCGCCGTCCGGATCGGGGACCGGATCCCGCCCTACCGCTGCTCGATGGGTGTGAAGCTGCCCGGCCCGGGTGCCCTCGGCCCGTACTGGCGCGCCGCGACGGCGTCCGTGCTGCCGGAGGTGGCCGACGGCCTGGTGCTGGACCTGCGCAGTTCCGCGTACGCGGCGGCGTGGAAGCCGGCCGGTGAGCTGGTGACCCGGACGGCCACCGTGCGGGTGCTCCAGGAGCGCGCCGGCAAGCGCTCGGTGGTGAGCCACTTCAACAAGGCCACCAAGGGCCGGCTGGTCCGTGACCTGCTGGTGGCGGGGGCCGAGCCGAAGACGCCCGGCGAACTGGTGGACGCGCTGCTCGGGCTGGGGCACCGGGTGGAGGTCGCGGCCGAGGGCACCGCCCGCAAGCCCTGGCAGCTGGACGTGGTGGTCACCGAGGTGCACTGA
- a CDS encoding GNAT family N-acetyltransferase codes for MLEITAENVVRSWVDGWVVSRSAAPPIVEPWGYTVDVGLTDHVTRHVLDATGDAVREADVRKVAGAVRARGTWLKVFADPAVIAPWLGPDWWVDDEPAFLMTVRLTPAPGLTAPAGYRLRTWARGEVVRALVTAEDGALAARGQIGVCGATAVADQIETSAEHRRKGLGSLVMRALAGAAHDRGAQTGVLAGTPDGRALYSTLGWRVLAPLTSAKYVGPQGA; via the coding sequence ATGCTGGAGATCACGGCGGAGAACGTCGTACGGAGCTGGGTGGACGGCTGGGTCGTGTCGCGGTCGGCCGCGCCGCCGATCGTGGAGCCCTGGGGCTACACCGTCGACGTCGGCCTCACCGACCACGTGACCCGGCACGTCCTGGACGCCACCGGGGACGCCGTACGGGAGGCCGACGTCCGCAAGGTCGCCGGCGCGGTGCGCGCCCGGGGGACGTGGCTCAAGGTCTTCGCGGATCCCGCCGTCATCGCCCCCTGGCTCGGACCCGACTGGTGGGTCGACGACGAGCCGGCCTTCCTGATGACCGTCCGGCTGACCCCCGCCCCCGGGCTCACCGCCCCCGCGGGCTACCGCCTGCGCACCTGGGCCCGCGGCGAGGTCGTCCGCGCCCTGGTCACCGCCGAGGACGGCGCACTGGCGGCCCGCGGCCAGATCGGCGTCTGCGGCGCGACCGCCGTCGCGGACCAGATCGAGACCTCCGCCGAGCACCGCCGCAAGGGCCTCGGCTCACTGGTCATGCGGGCGCTGGCGGGCGCGGCGCACGACCGGGGCGCCCAGACCGGGGTGCTGGCCGGGACGCCGGACGGGCGCGCGCTGTACAGCACGCTGGGCTGGCGGGTGCTCGCCCCGCTGACCAGCGCCAAGTACGTCGGCCCGCAGGGCGCCTGA